The Streptomyces sp. NBC_01275 genome has a segment encoding these proteins:
- a CDS encoding class I SAM-dependent methyltransferase: MVDGVTPLPPPPGQDRASREQLYGWVYENNQWGRSPEGEKYYSDSPTASTYPYRQYVASFIRERPEIRRVVDLACGDHKVAAETDLGDTHYVGVDIYDRLIEHNRRHYGGERREFLVRDMVEDELPPGDLCLISMALYLMSFEHVQAVLPKLRRYRYVLITDGQPDLPAQERRNLDKPTGKYTPRDLFGNGFYLELEPFGLHLDVVLEYPLQNGELMRTVLLEHPEARPGGRSQERPPVTRD; encoded by the coding sequence GTGGTTGACGGCGTCACACCCCTTCCGCCCCCGCCCGGCCAGGATCGGGCGTCCAGGGAACAGCTGTACGGCTGGGTCTACGAGAACAACCAGTGGGGGCGCTCCCCGGAAGGCGAGAAGTACTACTCGGACTCCCCGACCGCGTCGACATACCCCTACCGGCAGTACGTCGCCTCCTTCATCCGCGAGAGGCCGGAGATCCGCCGGGTGGTCGACCTGGCCTGTGGGGACCACAAGGTGGCCGCGGAGACGGACCTCGGGGACACGCACTACGTCGGCGTGGACATCTACGACCGGCTCATCGAGCACAACCGGCGCCATTACGGCGGCGAACGCCGTGAGTTCCTGGTGCGGGACATGGTCGAGGACGAACTGCCGCCCGGCGACCTGTGTCTGATCTCCATGGCCCTCTACCTGATGTCGTTCGAGCACGTCCAGGCCGTACTGCCCAAGCTCCGCCGGTACCGCTACGTCCTGATCACCGACGGGCAGCCCGACCTCCCCGCGCAGGAGCGCCGCAACCTCGACAAGCCCACCGGCAAGTACACGCCGCGCGACCTTTTCGGAAACGGCTTCTACCTGGAGCTCGAGCCGTTCGGTCTTCACCTCGACGTGGTTCTCGAATACCCGCTGCAGAACGGCGAGTTGATGCGGACCGTGCTGCTGGAGCACCCCGAAGCCCGCCCCGGGGGGCGTTCCCAGGAACGCCCCCCGGTCACCAGAGACTGA
- a CDS encoding NAD(P)-dependent oxidoreductase, with protein sequence MHILVTGGAGYVGSALVPVLLDAGHQVRVLDQLYAGGQGLLPCASRRNFEFVRGDVCDAETLSAALRGVDAIVHLAAVVGYPACRNEPERALNTNVNGTKLLLGLRRPDQRLVFASTGSVYGAVPTGICTESTPSEPLTLYGTTKLEAEQLVLEAGNCVVYRYATAFGPSPRMRFDLLPNDFVRQAVHDGAITVYEGGFSRTFVHVQDMARSVLFALQSWDTLADDVYNVGNESMNCTKAELAQRIRSMVPFDLRFEEFATDADQRDYEVSYEKIRSRGFTTVHTLDSGLAELVTAARLVAERAN encoded by the coding sequence ATGCACATACTTGTCACGGGGGGCGCCGGCTATGTCGGGTCGGCGCTGGTGCCGGTCCTGTTGGACGCCGGACACCAGGTCCGGGTACTGGACCAGCTGTACGCCGGCGGCCAAGGGCTGCTGCCCTGCGCGTCCCGACGCAACTTCGAGTTCGTCCGTGGGGACGTGTGCGACGCGGAGACCCTCTCGGCCGCGCTCAGGGGCGTCGACGCCATCGTGCACCTGGCCGCCGTCGTCGGTTATCCGGCCTGCCGGAACGAGCCGGAGCGGGCGCTGAACACCAACGTCAACGGCACGAAGCTGCTGCTCGGCCTGCGCCGCCCGGACCAGCGCCTGGTGTTCGCCTCGACCGGCAGCGTCTACGGCGCCGTCCCCACCGGAATCTGCACGGAGTCGACGCCCAGCGAGCCGTTGACGCTGTACGGGACCACCAAACTGGAGGCCGAGCAGCTGGTGCTGGAGGCGGGGAACTGCGTCGTCTACCGCTACGCGACGGCGTTCGGGCCGAGCCCGCGGATGCGCTTCGACCTCCTGCCCAACGACTTCGTGCGCCAGGCCGTCCACGACGGGGCCATCACGGTCTACGAAGGCGGCTTCAGCCGCACCTTCGTCCATGTCCAGGACATGGCGCGCTCGGTGCTGTTCGCCCTGCAGTCGTGGGACACGCTCGCGGACGACGTGTACAACGTCGGCAACGAGAGCATGAACTGCACCAAGGCCGAACTCGCCCAGCGCATACGGTCGATGGTCCCCTTCGACCTGCGGTTCGAGGAGTTCGCCACCGACGCCGACCAGCGCGACTACGAGGTGTCCTACGAGAAGATCCGCAGCCGGGGCTTCACCACGGTGCACACGCTGGACAGCGGGCTCGCCGAACTGGTGACGGCCGCCCGGCTCGTGGCCGAGAGGGCGAACTGA
- a CDS encoding radical SAM protein yields MNEVDVVLLAPPYYRFCGSHNNRAAPSLTYLSAYLEKAGISHVVYNADHTPGRRFWSMKWMFQNYQPFVDAVDGKGSLYGEVAEIVMSFSPKAVVILGGEPLIATKDWGNPFIAAHYAELFRQLGVYTVGVGHFFTLDRARFENDFDCVLGGEPSEQIVDILRERRRGYVAPRPVPLDTLPNLSRLYPADQQTDFVMTSFGCRFPCSFCLVQQLYSELDERVRFVDLDVAVADIAQRPEENVYLTDLTFTYAPRKRLTALAQKLREAGVRKSFTIDTRVDLITPEIVDLLAELGVERVKIGVEGITRDLLKSFNKRTDLEKIERAVALLKDRGIKVVTYLLIGGVTELADYEATREYIAKLQPEFVPVAIWAYDLSGDYRYDTQFSPLRLKEWGIEEDVFYRYLSLQEQVNPTVGAMLDIQ; encoded by the coding sequence ATGAACGAGGTCGACGTCGTCCTCCTCGCACCCCCTTACTACCGGTTCTGCGGAAGCCACAACAACAGGGCGGCCCCGTCGCTGACGTACCTCTCGGCGTATCTGGAGAAGGCCGGGATCTCGCACGTCGTCTACAACGCCGACCACACGCCGGGCAGGCGTTTTTGGAGCATGAAGTGGATGTTCCAGAACTACCAGCCGTTCGTGGACGCGGTGGACGGCAAGGGCAGTCTGTACGGCGAGGTCGCCGAGATCGTCATGTCGTTCTCGCCCAAGGCCGTGGTCATCCTGGGCGGCGAGCCGCTGATCGCGACCAAGGACTGGGGCAACCCCTTCATCGCGGCGCACTACGCCGAGCTGTTCCGTCAGCTGGGCGTGTACACCGTCGGTGTCGGACACTTCTTCACCCTCGACCGGGCACGCTTCGAGAACGACTTCGACTGCGTGCTCGGCGGTGAACCCTCCGAGCAGATCGTCGACATCCTGCGGGAGCGGCGCCGGGGCTATGTGGCCCCCAGGCCCGTCCCGCTGGACACCTTGCCGAACCTCAGCCGGCTCTACCCGGCCGACCAGCAGACCGATTTCGTGATGACCTCGTTCGGCTGCCGGTTCCCCTGCTCCTTCTGCCTGGTCCAGCAGCTCTACAGCGAACTCGACGAACGGGTCCGCTTCGTGGATCTGGACGTCGCCGTCGCCGACATCGCGCAGCGGCCCGAGGAGAACGTCTATCTCACCGACCTGACGTTCACCTACGCCCCGCGTAAACGGCTGACCGCGCTCGCGCAGAAGCTGCGTGAGGCGGGGGTGCGCAAGTCGTTCACGATCGACACCCGGGTCGACCTGATCACTCCGGAGATCGTCGACCTGCTCGCCGAACTCGGCGTGGAGCGCGTGAAGATCGGCGTGGAGGGCATCACCCGGGACCTGCTGAAGTCCTTCAACAAGCGCACCGACCTGGAGAAGATCGAGCGCGCGGTCGCTCTCCTGAAGGACCGCGGGATCAAGGTCGTCACCTACCTCCTCATCGGAGGCGTCACCGAACTCGCCGACTACGAGGCGACGCGCGAGTACATCGCCAAGCTTCAACCGGAGTTCGTGCCCGTCGCCATCTGGGCGTACGACCTGTCCGGGGACTACCGGTACGACACCCAGTTCTCGCCCCTGCGTCTGAAGGAGTGGGGCATCGAGGAGGACGTGTTCTACCGCTACCTCTCACTCCAGGAGCAGGTCAACCCCACCGTCGGGGCGATGCTCGACATCCAGTGA
- a CDS encoding DegT/DnrJ/EryC1/StrS aminotransferase family protein, with the protein MPDIRIPSFSYSFTESDVAFITDEVGRLFREGRHLTMGAHGEALEEEFVRYTGVRHAVSVASGTAALEIALRSLDVAGGEVVVPTNTFGATVVSVLRAGAVPVFADTGDDMSVSVADVAAKLGPRVRAVVTVHIGGLISPHTLELARLCEERGIPLVEDAAHAAGASLQGRHAGSFGVAAAFSLFSTKVMTSGEGGLLVTDDERIRDRARLLRDHAKNPDGTMSTTGYNWRLTEMQAIVSRTQLRRLDEMVRGRNAVAALYDERLAEVEGIRLLTPPTEAVHNRYKYIVELERHRPRDVQKILRDRYGIALGGYVYDVPCHLQEAFRSYATGPFPGADRMCPAHICPPVYPDMPLSDAAHVADALSEVLRG; encoded by the coding sequence GTGCCAGACATCCGCATCCCATCCTTCAGCTACAGCTTCACCGAGTCCGACGTCGCCTTCATCACGGACGAGGTCGGTCGGCTCTTCCGCGAGGGTCGGCACCTGACCATGGGCGCCCACGGAGAGGCCCTGGAGGAGGAGTTCGTCCGCTACACCGGCGTCCGCCACGCGGTCTCCGTCGCCAGCGGCACCGCAGCCCTGGAGATCGCGCTCCGTTCGCTCGACGTGGCCGGCGGCGAGGTCGTCGTACCCACCAACACCTTCGGCGCCACCGTGGTGTCGGTGCTGCGGGCCGGTGCCGTCCCGGTGTTCGCCGACACGGGCGACGACATGTCGGTGAGCGTGGCGGACGTGGCAGCCAAGCTCGGACCACGCGTCCGCGCGGTCGTCACCGTGCACATCGGCGGCCTGATCTCACCGCACACCCTCGAGCTGGCCCGGCTCTGCGAGGAGCGCGGCATCCCCCTGGTCGAGGACGCGGCACACGCTGCCGGCGCCTCGCTCCAGGGACGGCACGCCGGGTCGTTCGGCGTGGCGGCGGCCTTCTCCCTGTTCAGTACCAAGGTGATGACCAGCGGTGAGGGCGGACTGCTCGTCACCGACGACGAGCGGATCCGTGACCGTGCGCGGCTGCTGCGCGACCACGCCAAGAATCCGGACGGGACCATGTCCACGACGGGCTACAACTGGCGCCTCACCGAGATGCAGGCCATCGTCAGCCGTACCCAGCTGCGTCGCCTGGACGAGATGGTCAGGGGCCGCAACGCGGTCGCCGCGCTCTACGACGAGCGACTGGCCGAGGTGGAGGGCATCCGCCTGCTCACCCCGCCGACCGAGGCCGTGCACAACCGGTACAAGTACATCGTCGAGTTGGAGCGCCACCGCCCGAGGGACGTGCAGAAGATACTGCGCGACCGCTACGGCATCGCCCTGGGCGGCTACGTCTACGACGTCCCCTGCCACCTCCAGGAGGCGTTCCGGTCCTACGCGACCGGCCCGTTCCCCGGAGCCGACCGTATGTGCCCGGCCCACATCTGTCCTCCCGTCTATCCCGACATGCCGCTGAGCGACGCCGCGCACGTGGCCGACGCCCTGAGCGAGGTGCTCCGTGGTTGA